The Impatiens glandulifera chromosome 8, dImpGla2.1, whole genome shotgun sequence genome includes a window with the following:
- the LOC124913223 gene encoding agamous-like MADS-box protein AGL80, which yields MTRKKVNLTYILNNSARRNTYEKRKLSVMKQLDEITTLCDVEACTVIYSDLDPQPVVWPSMDEVRRLITKYQSFPKVDQGKRKVNQETFTRQRLQKIQEKTRRQERENHHNEMTRICFNPWMNPQHAMSGLNTEEDFKELARVISQNMMSYMNFQPPNLEFQPANMEVQPLPSDFQQNNMPYNDPNMEFQPLPSDFPQNGMPYPSNPPPFPHYHNEDMRPHDPSSH from the exons ATGACTAGAAAGAAAGTTAACCTTACTTACATTCTCAATAATAGTGCAAGAAGAAACACATACGAGAAAAGAAAACTTAGTGTTATGAAGCAACTAGATGAAATCACCACTCTGTGCGATGTTGAAGCTTGTACCGTCATCTATAGTGACCTTGATCCCCAACCTGTTGTTTGGCCGTCTATGGATGAAGTACGGAGACTCATTACAAAGTACCAGAGTTTTCCGAAGGTTGATCAAGGAAAACGAAAGGTCAATCAAGAGACCTTTACGAGGCAGAGGCTCCAAAAGATACAAGAAAAAACTAGAAGACAGGAAAGAGAGAATCATCATAATGAGATGACTCGTATCTGTTTCAATCCATGGATGAATCCACAACATGCTATGTCAGGCCTGAATACCGAAGAAGATTTCAAGGAGCTGGCTAGAGTTATCAGTCAGAACATGATGAG TTACATGAATTTCCAACCTCCCAACTTGGAATTTCAGCCTGCAAACATGGAAGTTCAACCTCTACCATCTGATTTCCAGCAAAATAACATGCCATACAATGATCCTAACATGGAATTTCAGCCTCTTCCATCTGATTTCCCGCAGAATGGCATGCCATACCCAAGCAACCCTCCTCCATTTCCTCACTATCATAACGAAGACATGAGGCCACATGATCCATCTTCACATTAA